A genomic region of Eucalyptus grandis isolate ANBG69807.140 chromosome 5, ASM1654582v1, whole genome shotgun sequence contains the following coding sequences:
- the LOC104444130 gene encoding metal tolerance protein 1-like isoform X3, producing MSTHDSEHGHIIEVCQDVPAMETGQVGSKVCAEAPCGFSDVRNSLKDARERSTSTKKLLIAVVLCIIFMSIEVFGGIEANSLAILTDAAHLLSDVAAYAISLFSLWASGWEATPRQSYGFFRIEILGALVSIQIIWLLAGILVYEAIERLINGTTEVHGFLMFIIAAFGLLVNIAMALLLGHDHSHGHGHDHGHGHSHGHDDAHEHSDHAHSHEDHGDLHTHGLTIKKHDHHHHGEDSKGHADQLHGHETDQTEPLLQTCSEAEGDSKLGAKQKQQRNINMQGAYLHVLGDSIQSVGVMIGGAIIWIKPEWKIVDLICTLIFSVIVLGTTIRMLRNILEVLMESTPREIDATRLESGLCKMDEVIAVHELHIWAITVGKVLLACHVKIKRDANADMVLDKVVDYIRREYKISHVTIQVERE from the coding sequence ATGAGCACGCATGATTCTGAACATGGGCACATCATTGAAGTGTGTCAAGATGTGCCAGCCATGGAAACAGGCCAGGTTGGTAGTAAGGTATGCGCAGAGGCACCTTGTGGTTTTTCAGACGTTAGAAATAGTTTGAAAGATGCAAGAGAGAGGTCAACCTCTACGAAGAAACTTTTAATTGCGGTGGTGCTTTGTATTATCTTCATGAGCATAGAAGTATTTGGTGGTATTGAAGCCAACAGTCTTGCCATTCTCACAGATGCAGCGCATTTGCTGTCAGATGTTGCCGCATATGCGATATCCTTATTCTCTCTTTGGGCATCAGGTTGGGAGGCAACTCCACGCCAGTCTTATGGTTTCTTCCGAATTGAAATTCTTGGTGCACTTGTCTCCATCCAGATTATATGGCTACTTGCTGGGATTCTTGTGTATGAAGCAATAGAAAGACTTATCAATGGTACAACGGAAGTTCATGGCTTTCTCATGTTCATTATTGCTGCCTTTGGTCTTCTTGTGAATATTGCCATGGCACTGTTACTGGGTCACGATCACAGCCATGGGCATGGTCATGACCATGGGCATGGACATAGTCATGGGCATGATGATGCACATGAACATAGTGATCATGCTCATAGCCATGAGGATCATGGTGATTTGCATACTCATGGATTAACCATCAAGAAACAtgaccatcatcatcatggagaAGATTCTAAAGGACATGCTGATCAACTTCATGGCCATGAAACAGATCAAACTGAGCCTCTTTTGCAGACTTGCTCGGAAGCTGAAGGTGACTCAAAACTTGGAGCCAAACAGAAGCAGCAACGTAATATTAACATGCAAGGTGCTTATCTTCATGTACTTGGGGATTCCATTCAAAGTGTGGGTGTGATGATTGGCGGTGCAATTATATGGATTAAGCCCGAGTGGAAGATTGTCGACTTGATTTGCACCCTGATATTCTCAGTAATTGTGCTTGGGACAACAATAAGGATGCTCCGTAACATTCTGGAGGTTTTGATGGAGAGTACGCCTAGAGAGATTGATGCCACTAGGCTCGAGAGTGGACTTTGCAAGATGGATGAAGTGATTGCAGTTCATGAACTGCACATCTGGGCTATAACGGTTGGAAAGGTGCTATTAGCCTGCCATGTCAAAATAAAGCGTGACGCCAATGCCGATATGGTCCTGGACAAGGTCGTGGATTACATCAGAAGAGAGTACAAGATAAGTCACGTCACCATTCAAGTAGAAAGAGAGTAG
- the LOC104444130 gene encoding metal tolerance protein 1-like isoform X2, whose protein sequence is MSTRDSEHGHIIEVCGDEPAMEISQVGSKVCAEAPCDFSDARNSSKDARERSTSMKKFLIAVVLCIIFMRVEVVGGIEANSLAILTDAAHLLSDVAAFAISLFSLWASSWEATPRQSYGFFRIEILGALVSIQIIWLLAGILVYEAIERLINGTTEVHGFLMFIIAAFGLLVNIAMALLLGHDHSHGHGHSHGHDDAHGHSHGHDDAHEHSDHAHSHEDHGDLHTHGLTIKKHDHHHHGEDSKGHADQLHGHETDQTEPLLQTCSEAEGDSKLGAKQKQQRNINMQGAYLHVLGDSIQSVGVMIGGAIIWIKPEWKIVDLICTLIFSVIVLGTTIRMLRNILEVLMESTPREIDATRLESGLCKMDEVIAVHELHIWAITVGKVLLACHVKIKRDANADMVLDKVVDYIRREYKISHVTIQVERE, encoded by the exons ATGAGCACGCGTGATTCGGAACATGGACATATCATTGAAGTGTGTGGAGATGAGCCAGCCATGGAAATAAGCCAGGTTGGTAGTAAGGTGTGCGCAGAGGCACCTTGTGATTTTTCAGACGCTAGAAATAGTTCGAAAGATGCAAGAGAGAGGTCAACCTCTATGAAGAAATTTTTGATTGCGGTTGTGCTTTGTATTATCTTCATGAGGGTAGAAGTAGTTGGTGGTATTGAAGCCAACAGTCTTGCCATTCTCACAGATGCAGCGCATCTGCTGTCGGATGTTGCCGCATTTGCAATATCCTTATTCTCTCTTTGGGCATCAAGTTGGGAGGCAACTCCACGCCAGTCTTATGGTTTCTTCCGAATTGAAATTCTTGGTGCACTTGTCTCCATCCAGATTATATGGCTACTTGCTGGGATTCTCGTGTATGAAGCAATAGAAAGACTTATCAACGGTACAACTGAAGTTCATGGCTTTCTCATGTTCATCATTGCTGCCTTTGGTCTTCTTGTGAATATTGCCATGGCACTGTTACTGGGTCACGATCATAGCCATGGTCATGGACATAGTCATGGGCATGATGATGC GCATGGACATAGTCATGGGCATGATGATGCACATGAACATAGTGATCATGCTCATAGCCATGAGGATCATGGTGATTTGCATACTCATGGATTAACCATCAAGAAACAtgaccatcatcatcatggagaAGATTCTAAAGGACATGCTGATCAACTTCATGGCCATGAAACAGATCAAACTGAGCCTCTTTTGCAGACTTGCTCGGAAGCTGAAGGTGACTCAAAACTTGGAGCCAAACAGAAGCAGCAACGTAATATTAACATGCAAGGTGCTTATCTTCATGTACTTGGGGATTCCATTCAAAGTGTGGGTGTGATGATTGGCGGTGCAATTATATGGATTAAGCCCGAGTGGAAGATTGTCGACTTGATTTGCACCCTGATATTCTCAGTAATTGTGCTTGGGACAACAATAAGGATGCTCCGTAACATTCTGGAGGTTTTGATGGAGAGTACGCCTAGAGAGATTGATGCCACTAGGCTCGAGAGTGGACTTTGCAAGATGGATGAAGTGATTGCAGTTCATGAACTGCACATCTGGGCTATAACGGTTGGAAAGGTGCTATTAGCCTGCCATGTCAAAATAAAGCGTGACGCCAATGCCGATATGGTCCTGGACAAGGTCGTGGATTACATCAGAAGAGAGTACAAGATAAGTCACGTCACCATTCAAGTAGAAAGAGAGTAG
- the LOC104444130 gene encoding metal tolerance protein 1-like isoform X1, which produces MQSSHYIWQTSICHLFFLLVEPSKFRRGNEINHKDFLMSTHDSEHGHIIEVCQDVPAMETGQVGSKVCAEAPCGFSDVRNSLKDARERSTSTKKLLIAVVLCIIFMSIEVFGGIEANSLAILTDAAHLLSDVAAYAISLFSLWASGWEATPRQSYGFFRIEILGALVSIQIIWLLAGILVYEAIERLINGTTEVHGFLMFIIAAFGLLVNIAMALLLGHDHSHGHGHDHGHGHSHGHDDAHEHSDHAHSHEDHGDLHTHGLTIKKHDHHHHGEDSKGHADQLHGHETDQTEPLLQTCSEAEGDSKLGAKQKQQRNINMQGAYLHVLGDSIQSVGVMIGGAIIWIKPEWKIVDLICTLIFSVIVLGTTIRMLRNILEVLMESTPREIDATRLESGLCKMDEVIAVHELHIWAITVGKVLLACHVKIKRDANADMVLDKVVDYIRREYKISHVTIQVERE; this is translated from the exons ATGCAATCGTCTCACTATATCTGGCAAACTTCAATTTGtcatctctttttccttttagtgGAACCATCCAAGTTTAGACGAGGAAATGAAATCAACCATAAAGATTTCTTG ATGAGCACGCATGATTCTGAACATGGGCACATCATTGAAGTGTGTCAAGATGTGCCAGCCATGGAAACAGGCCAGGTTGGTAGTAAGGTATGCGCAGAGGCACCTTGTGGTTTTTCAGACGTTAGAAATAGTTTGAAAGATGCAAGAGAGAGGTCAACCTCTACGAAGAAACTTTTAATTGCGGTGGTGCTTTGTATTATCTTCATGAGCATAGAAGTATTTGGTGGTATTGAAGCCAACAGTCTTGCCATTCTCACAGATGCAGCGCATTTGCTGTCAGATGTTGCCGCATATGCGATATCCTTATTCTCTCTTTGGGCATCAGGTTGGGAGGCAACTCCACGCCAGTCTTATGGTTTCTTCCGAATTGAAATTCTTGGTGCACTTGTCTCCATCCAGATTATATGGCTACTTGCTGGGATTCTTGTGTATGAAGCAATAGAAAGACTTATCAATGGTACAACGGAAGTTCATGGCTTTCTCATGTTCATTATTGCTGCCTTTGGTCTTCTTGTGAATATTGCCATGGCACTGTTACTGGGTCACGATCACAGCCATGGGCATGGTCATGACCATGGGCATGGACATAGTCATGGGCATGATGATGCACATGAACATAGTGATCATGCTCATAGCCATGAGGATCATGGTGATTTGCATACTCATGGATTAACCATCAAGAAACAtgaccatcatcatcatggagaAGATTCTAAAGGACATGCTGATCAACTTCATGGCCATGAAACAGATCAAACTGAGCCTCTTTTGCAGACTTGCTCGGAAGCTGAAGGTGACTCAAAACTTGGAGCCAAACAGAAGCAGCAACGTAATATTAACATGCAAGGTGCTTATCTTCATGTACTTGGGGATTCCATTCAAAGTGTGGGTGTGATGATTGGCGGTGCAATTATATGGATTAAGCCCGAGTGGAAGATTGTCGACTTGATTTGCACCCTGATATTCTCAGTAATTGTGCTTGGGACAACAATAAGGATGCTCCGTAACATTCTGGAGGTTTTGATGGAGAGTACGCCTAGAGAGATTGATGCCACTAGGCTCGAGAGTGGACTTTGCAAGATGGATGAAGTGATTGCAGTTCATGAACTGCACATCTGGGCTATAACGGTTGGAAAGGTGCTATTAGCCTGCCATGTCAAAATAAAGCGTGACGCCAATGCCGATATGGTCCTGGACAAGGTCGTGGATTACATCAGAAGAGAGTACAAGATAAGTCACGTCACCATTCAAGTAGAAAGAGAGTAG
- the LOC104444133 gene encoding metal tolerance protein 1 gives MSTGDSEHGHIIEVCGDEPAMEISQVGSKVCTEAPCGFSDARNTSKDAREMSTSMKKFLIAVVLCIIFMCVEVVGGIEANSLAILTDAAHLLSDVAAFAISLFSLWASGWEATPRQSYGFFRIEILGALVSIQIIWLLAGILVYEAIERLINGTTEVHGFLMFIIAAFGLLVNIAMALLLGHDHSHGHGHSHGHDDAHEHDTHAHSHEDRGDLHTDGLTVKKHDHHHHGEDSKGHADQHHDHETGQTEPLLQTCSEAEGNSKLGTKQKQQRNVNIQGAYLHVLGDSIQSMGVMIGGAIIWIKPEWKIVDLICTLIFLVIVLGTTIRMLRNILEVLMESTPREIDATRLESGLREMDEVIAVHELHIWAITVGKVLLAYHVKIKRDANADMVLDKVVDYIKREHKISHITIQVERE, from the coding sequence ATGAGCACGGGTGATTCTGAACATGGACATATTATTGAAGTGTGTGGAGATGAGCCAGCCATGGAAATAAGCCAGGTTGGTAGTAAGGTGTGCACAGAGGCACCTTGTGGTTTTTCAGATGCTAGAAATACTTCGAAAGATGCAAGAGAGATGTCAACCTCTATGAAGAAATTTTTGATTGCGGTTGTGCTTTGTATTATCTTCATGTGCGTAGAAGTAGTTGGTGGTATTGAAGCCAACAGTCTTGCCATTCTCACAGATGCAGCGCATTTGCTGTCGGATGTTGCCGCATTTGCAATATCCTTATTCTCTCTTTGGGCATCAGGTTGGGAGGCAACTCCACGCCAGTCTTATGGTTTCTTCCGAATTGAAATTCTTGGTGCACTTGTCTCCATCCAGATTATATGGCTACTTGCTGGGATTCTCGTGTACGAAGCAATAGAAAGACTTATCAACGGTACAACTGAAGTTCATGGCTTTCTCATGTTCATTATTGCTGCCTTTGGTCTTCTTGTGAATATTGCCATGGCACTGTTACTGGGTCACGATCACAGCCATGGTCATGGACATAGTCATGGGCATGATGATGCACATGAACATGATACTCATGCTCATAGCCACGAGGATCGTGGTGATTTGCATACTGATGGATTAACCGTCAAGAAACAtgaccatcatcatcatggagaAGATTCTAAAGGACATGCTGATCAACATCATGACCATGAAACAGGTCAAACTGAGCCGCTTTTGCAGACTTGCTCGGAAGCTGAAGGTAACTCAAAACTTGGAACCAAACAGAAGCAGCAACGTAATGTTAACATACAAGGTGCTTATCTTCATGTACTTGGGGATTCCATTCAAAGTATGGGTGTGATGATTGGCGGTGCAATTATATGGATTAAGCCCGAGTGGAAGATTGTCGACTTGATTTGCACCCTGATATTCTTAGTAATTGTGCTTGGGACAACAATAAGGATGCTCCGTAACATTCTGGAGGTTTTGATGGAGAGTACGCCTAGAGAGATTGATGCCACTAGGCTCGAGAGTGGACTTCGCGAGATGGATGAAGTGATTGCAGTCCATGAATTGCACATCTGGGCTATAACGGTTGGAAAGGTGCTATTAGCCTACCACGTCAAAATAAAGCGTGATGCTAATGCCGATATGGTCCTAGACAAGGTGGTGGACTACATCAAAAGAGAGCACAAGATAAGTCACATCACCATTCAAGTAGAAAGAGAGTAA
- the LOC120293607 gene encoding caffeic acid 3-O-methyltransferase-like, whose product MASSSSNEDESSSIALHAMQLATSSIVPMVLKATVELGVLEILEREGPDTMLSPSQIASKIPVKNNPDAHDTLDKMLSLLASHAILSSGVNAFSYSGKNARFSEFFKDSMKEYNELFMSTILDAYKGFEGLDSQVDVDMGINFDLASVIEKSPSYPDYDLLLVLRTLQEMFVSIPKRDAIFMEVSLRCYRKFAETRS is encoded by the exons ATggccagcagcagcagcaacgaAGATGAATCGTCATCGATCGCACTGCATGCCATGCAACTAGCGACTTCATCGATCGTGCCCATGGTCCTGAAAGCGACGGTCGAGCTGGGCGTGCTCGAGATACTGGAGAGAGAAGGCCCGGACACCATGCTCTCTCCTTCGCAGATCGCTTCCAAGATTCCCGTCAAGAACAACCCGGACGCACACGACACGCTGGACAAAATGCTTAGCCTCCTCGCAAGCCACGCGATTCTCA GTTCTGGTGTGAATGCATTCTCATACTCAGGGAAGAATGCCAGATTTTCTGAGTTTTTCAAGGACTCCATGAAAGAATACAACGAGCTGTTCATGTCGACGATCTTGGATGCCTACAAAGGTTTTGAAGGGCTCGACTCCCAGGTTGATGTAGACATG GGGATCAATTTCGACCTGGCATCGGTTATTGAGAAGTCGCCTTCTTATCCAG ACTACGACTTGCTACTGGTATTGAGAACATTGCAGGAGATGTTTGTGAGTATTCCTAAAAGAGATGCCATTTTCATGGAGGTTAGTCTTAGATGCTACAGGAAGTTTGCAGAAACAAGGAGCTAG
- the LOC104444130 gene encoding metal tolerance protein 1-like (The RefSeq protein has 1 substitution compared to this genomic sequence), translated as MSTHDSEHGHIIEVCQDVPAMETGQVGSKVCAEAPCGFSDVRNSLKDARERSTSTKKLLIAVVLCIIFMSIEVFGGIEANSLAILTDAAHLLSDVAAYAISLFSLWASGWEATPRQSYGFFRIEILGALVSIQIIWLLAGILVYEAIERLINGTTEVHGFLMFIIAAFGLLVNIAMALLLGHDHSHGHGHDHGHGHSHGHDDAHEHSDHAHSHEDHGDLHTHGLTIKKHDHHHHGEDSKGHADQLHGHETDQTEPLLQTCSEAEGDSKLGAKQKQQRNINMQGAYLHVLGDSIQSVGVMIGGAIIWIKPEWTIVDLICTLIFSVIVLGTTIRMLRNILEVLMESTPREIDATRLESGLCKMDEVIAVHELHIWAITVGKVLLACHVKIKRDANADMVLDKVVDYIRREYKISHVTIQVERE; from the coding sequence ATGAGCACGCATGATTCTGAACATGGGCACATCATTGAAGTGTGTCAAGATGTGCCAGCCATGGAAACAGGCCAGGTTGGTAGTAAGGTATGCGCAGAGGCACCTTGTGGTTTTTCAGACGTTAGAAATAGTTTGAAAGATGCAAGAGAGAGGTCAACCTCTACGAAGAAACTTTTAATTGCGGTGGTGCTTTGTATTATCTTCATGAGCATAGAAGTATTTGGTGGTATTGAAGCCAACAGTCTTGCCATTCTCACAGATGCAGCGCATTTGCTGTCAGATGTTGCCGCATATGCGATATCCTTATTCTCTCTTTGGGCATCAGGTTGGGAGGCAACTCCACGCCAGTCTTATGGTTTCTTCCGAATTGAAATTCTTGGTGCACTTGTCTCCATCCAGATTATATGGCTACTTGCTGGGATTCTTGTGTATGAAGCAATAGAAAGACTTATCAATGGTACAACGGAAGTTCATGGCTTTCTCATGTTCATTATTGCTGCCTTTGGTCTTCTTGTGAATATTGCCATGGCACTGTTACTGGGTCACGATCACAGCCATGGGCATGGTCATGACCATGGGCATGGACATAGTCATGGGCATGATGATGCACATGAACATAGTGATCATGCTCATAGCCATGAGGATCATGGTGATTTGCATACTCATGGATTAACCATCAAGAAACAtgaccatcatcatcatggagaAGATTCTAAAGGACATGCTGATCAACTTCATGGCCATGAAACAGATCAAACTGAGCCTCTTTTGCAGACTTGCTCGGAAGCTGAAGGTGACTCAAAACTTGGAGCCAAACAGAAGCAGCAACGTAATATTAACATGCAAGGTGCTTATCTTCATGTACTTGGGGATTCCATTCAAAGTGTGGGTGTGATGATTGGCGGTGCAATTATATGGATTAAGCCCGAGTGGAAGATTGTCGACTTGATTTGCACCCTGATATTCTCAGTAATTGTGCTTGGGACAACAATAAGGATGCTCCGTAACATTCTGGAGGTTTTGATGGAGAGTACGCCTAGAGAGATTGATGCCACTAGGCTCGAGAGTGGACTTTGCAAGATGGATGAAGTGATTGCAGTTCATGAACTGCACATCTGGGCTATAACGGTTGGAAAGGTGCTATTAGCCTGCCATGTCAAAATAAAGCGTGACGCCAATGCCGATATGGTCCTGGACAAGGTCGTGGATTACATCAGAAGAGAGTACAAGATAAGTCACGTCACCATTCAAGTAGAAAGAGAGTAG